A part of Candidatus Cloacimonadota bacterium genomic DNA contains:
- a CDS encoding tetratricopeptide repeat protein → MKNLYLFFTLIFLSVGILFAENAEPINPFQAYLANPGTATFEQAHKHYISSLEDNADDDNTRLMLSYLYMMELERTLDQIDVQADSVAPNVAFNYANILLEMRRFEDAIEIYEMLNESYPSWSCPWRHKGEAYFKSGKLSEAETALEKAIETRVEHYDAYVMLAEVQEEMGSYKEALATLETGFTYYGKDIEDPDEEVSDIDTQFLYLRLLKKNKRTNEADALQEKLMKIAPDDERWKDVE, encoded by the coding sequence ATGAAGAATTTATATCTGTTTTTTACTCTAATATTTCTCTCGGTTGGGATTCTTTTTGCCGAAAATGCAGAACCAATAAATCCGTTCCAGGCGTATTTAGCAAACCCGGGTACGGCAACTTTCGAACAAGCGCACAAGCATTATATCTCATCACTTGAGGATAATGCCGATGATGATAATACTCGTCTTATGCTTTCATATCTTTATATGATGGAACTGGAGCGAACACTCGATCAGATCGACGTGCAAGCAGATTCTGTTGCGCCGAATGTTGCTTTCAACTATGCGAACATACTTCTTGAAATGAGAAGGTTCGAAGATGCTATTGAGATATATGAAATGCTGAACGAGTCCTATCCGAGTTGGTCATGTCCATGGCGCCATAAGGGTGAAGCATATTTTAAATCAGGAAAACTGTCTGAAGCTGAAACTGCTTTAGAAAAAGCGATAGAAACACGAGTCGAGCACTATGATGCATATGTCATGCTTGCAGAGGTTCAGGAAGAAATGGGCAGCTATAAAGAAGCGCTAGCCACTCTCGAAACTGGATTTACCTATTATGGAAAAGATATAGAAGATCCTGATGAGGAAGTATCAGACATCGACACACAATTCTTATACCTCAGACTTCTCAAGAAGAATAAAAGAACAAACGAAGCTGACGCATTGCAAGAAAAATTGATGAAAATTGCACCTGATGATGAGCGATGGAAGGATGTGGAATGA
- a CDS encoding M42 family metallopeptidase: MDRLTILKELTLLPGIAGFEENIKKYMIEQLGDFAQYNEDRLGQITFTMKGSSDKPKILFIAHQDEIGFMVADIMDSGLIQFHPIGGWNKYTLLSSPVEIITQDGKKYPGIFGSIPVHFTRGGKDTPPEISDMFLDIGVKSRKDAIENFGIHIGDPVIPIPFFHYEDNNRRIISKAFDDRAGIAALIELGKAVKDSTHPNTLYLCGSVQEEVGGPGSRTLARTMDADICVVLEGAPADDIPGIPFRAQTCVGKGAHMRVYDPSMIGNPKLKDSFIQLATKHNIPLQVTLRRGGGTDGRHIQTSAYGIPSIVLGVPVRYAHTHNSMISLDDFDALIDLLVEFVRIYK; encoded by the coding sequence ATGGATAGACTCACAATTTTGAAAGAACTCACCCTTCTCCCCGGTATCGCTGGTTTTGAAGAGAATATAAAAAAATACATGATCGAACAGCTTGGTGATTTTGCTCAGTATAATGAAGATCGTCTTGGACAGATCACGTTTACCATGAAAGGCAGTTCAGACAAACCAAAAATCCTGTTCATCGCTCATCAGGACGAGATCGGCTTCATGGTAGCGGATATTATGGATTCCGGTTTAATACAGTTCCATCCGATCGGCGGCTGGAATAAATATACATTACTTTCCAGTCCGGTTGAGATTATTACGCAAGACGGCAAAAAATATCCGGGCATCTTTGGTTCAATCCCTGTTCATTTTACACGAGGTGGAAAAGACACTCCCCCGGAAATTTCAGATATGTTTCTTGATATTGGTGTAAAGTCAAGAAAAGATGCAATTGAGAATTTTGGCATACACATCGGTGATCCTGTTATTCCCATTCCATTTTTCCATTATGAAGATAATAACAGAAGGATCATTTCAAAAGCCTTCGACGACAGGGCGGGAATTGCAGCACTTATCGAGTTGGGAAAAGCTGTGAAGGATAGCACTCATCCAAATACGCTATACCTGTGCGGTAGCGTGCAGGAAGAGGTTGGCGGTCCCGGTTCACGCACGCTAGCTCGAACCATGGATGCTGATATTTGCGTTGTTCTTGAAGGTGCTCCAGCGGATGACATCCCGGGCATTCCATTCCGAGCTCAAACCTGTGTTGGAAAAGGTGCTCACATGCGGGTGTATGATCCATCAATGATTGGTAATCCGAAGTTGAAAGATAGTTTTATTCAATTAGCAACAAAACATAACATTCCCTTACAAGTCACGTTGCGTCGCGGAGGTGGCACTGATGGCAGGCATATTCAGACCTCAGCGTATGGCATTCCATCGATTGTATTGGGTGTTCCTGTTCGCTATGCACATACCCATAACAGCATGATAAGTCTGGACGATTTCGATGCTTTGATCGATCTGCTGGTTGAATTCGTGAGGATTTACAAATAA